Genomic window (Dyadobacter fanqingshengii):
AAAACAGGCATTTTTGAGTCTGCCTGTTTCGAATCTTCTTTGTTATCGCTTTTGGAACAACTGGAAAGTGTCAGTGCAACTCCCAATAAAAAAACCAATGATCGCATTTTCATAAGCAATAAATCAGCTGGCCTGTCCTTTGATTTGCGCCATGAGGCGATCCACATCTTCAAGTAATTTTTCAGCTTTTTCGCGTGCATCATTGACCACACGCTCTCCCTCCGTTTTTGTAACATTGTCGGGCTGATCCTTTTTATCAACCAGATCTTCAATTACGTCTTTTAATTTTTCTCTGTATTTAGACAATCTGTATGTCAATTGTGTCCGCAGAACCTCTCCTTTATCAGGTGCATAGAGGATTCCCAGGGCAGCGCCTGTGACACAACCTGTCAAAAATGCGATTAAACTATTGCTGGTCTTACTCATAACATTTGGTTTTAGCTGTAAATATTGCGGTCAGCTTATTTGTTATCTATCAATCCACGTCCGCTTTTTCTGATCACGCCTTCTTTGGCTAATTTAACAGAAAGAACGTCCAGGACGCCATTTACAAACTTACCGCTTTTTGGCGTACTGTACCTTTTTGCTATTTCAATAAACTCGTTGATAGTTACTTTTACGGGAATTCCTGGAAAATGGATCAATTCGGCAAGTGCCGTTTTCAAAATAATCAGGTCAACCAATGCGATCCGGTCAAGTTCCCAGTTTTTAAGATGTTCATCAAGATATACATCATATTGGTCACTTTCTGCAACCACGATCCGGCAAAGTTCTTCAACAAAAAACCGGTCTTCCTCCCAATCTTTTGTTAATGGTGAGAGCTGGAAAGTAGCGCTATTGTCCGCTGATCTTAATGTTTTGATAGCCAGACTTCTGATTAACTCACTGTGATCGACCCAGTAAAGATCGCGCTGTTCCAGATAGTCAAGAGGCACTTCGTGCTTCAATATCACTTGTCTTAAAACATACTGCACAATGGCTTGGTCTTCTTCCGGCGTATGTGATGCATTTTTGCAATAAGCTGTATATTCCTCATCCTTCCGCAAAGCTTCGCGATAGATTTTCCGGATGAGGTTCATTTCATTACTCCAACTGATACCGTTCCTGATAATTTCTTCTTCCAGTGTTTTATCAGCCACCAAAACCTTTATAACACTGTTGGAATCGAGGCCTCCGTCTTTCGGAAATGGCGCCTCAGGATCGTCATACCTTCTTTCACGGTCAATTTTTGCCTGATGCGAAAGCTCGATCAGCATGGATAAAACCCGGATAAAATCTACATAAATAGATTCTGTTTCATTCAAAACCCGGCGAACCATCTTCTCGCCATCTGAAATTGTTTGTCTGCTGTATGCTTCAAAAGCGCTCCTCGCCACTTTGATCACCTGCTCGGGAAGTTCCTCATCTTCATTGGGTTTCCCATGTTTGATAAATTCATCGAGGGTGATCGCAGCAAGCTTTCTCATTCCTGCCAATTTGGTTCTGTTCTGAGGCTCCATCGAATTGAGATCGGGCTGGAAAGCCGCTTCAATGTGGTCTAAGGCCAGTAATCGGTTGGCATCTGTGGTAAGCTGACGGGCATAAAGCGCCTGAACCGCCTTAGTTCTTAATAATCTTCTATTCAGCATAAGCCGGAACACTAATTGGATAAAAGGTACAGTAAATCAAAGAACGTATCTGCATCTGGCAAGGTCGTTTGAATACTTTACCCTGCATTTTTTGTTTAAAATTGACCGCAAAAATAGACTATTTTGTTTAGAATCGAAAAAATGAAATGCCGTCTTTTAATTTTGCAACGTTTTGAAACGATAGGATGTTGGTTAGTTATTGCCCGTCCCGCATAGGAAAATCCGCAGTTTAAAATAATTTATAGTGAAAGCATTAAAGTACCTCAACCAGTACTTGTGGAAATACAAATGGTATCTGATCCTCGGAACCATTTTTACAATTATTTCTAACCTTTTTGGCATAATCCCGGCCCAGCTCGTGCGCTATGCACTTGATCTGGTGGTGGAGACACTGGACATTTATTACCTGTTCAACGGCGCTGCGCTGCAAACGGAGATGTATGACATTTTCGCTTTCAGTATTCTGCTATATGGCTTGTTGATCCTGGCCATGGCCCTTCTGAAAGGGATTTTCCTGTTCCTTGTCAGGCAGACGATCATTGTCATGTCGCGGCACATTGAGTTTGCGCTTAAAAACGATATTTATCAGCATTACCAGACATTACCGGCCAGCTTTTTCCGTCGCCATAGCACCGGCGACCTCATGGCGCGCATTTCTGAGGACGTAAGCAATGTGCGGATGTATGTTGGGCCGGCATTAATGTACGGCATCAACCTCATCGTGCTTTTCTTCCTCGTGATTTCCTATATGCTCTCGGTGAGCACCAAGCTTACATTATATGTTTTGCTGCCACTCCCGGTGCTGTCAATCAGCGTTTATATCGTCAACAGCATGATCATGAAACGCTCCCAGGAGATCCAAAAGCAGCTTTCCGGGCTTTCAACTTACGTTCAGGAGGCATTTTCGGGGATTAGGGTGATTAAATCATTTGTTCAGGAAAAACATTCATTTAATAACTTCCAGAAAGAAGCCGAAGATTTTAAGAATAAATCGCTGAGTCTTACAAAAGTCGATGCTTTCTTCTATCCGGTGATTGTTCTGCTGATCGGATTAAGTAACATTCTGGTTATTTACGTCGGCGGCCAGGAAATTATCAATGGAAATCTTACGCCTGGGAACATTACCGAGTTTATTTTATACGTAAACATGCTTACCTGGCCGGTAATGGCATTAGGTTGGACCACTAGCCAAATTCAACGAGCTGCATCGTCGCAAACGCGGATCAATGAGTTCTTGAATGAAAAAACAACGCTGGTTTCTACAAAAAATATTGAAAAACCGCTGGAAGGCGCGATCACATTCAAACATGTCGGTTTCACCTATCCTGATTCCGGAATCAAAGCATTGCATGATTTTGACCTGGAAGTAAAACAGGGAGAATCCATTGCGATACTAGGAACAACTGGCTCAGGAAAGAGCACGTTAGCACATTTATTATGCCGCCTTTACGATCCGACAGAAGGCGAAATCCTGATCGATAATATTCCGATGAAGGATTACGACGTGCATGCTTATCGTCGGCAGATCGGTTATGTGCCTCAGGATGTGTTCCTTTTTTCCGATTCAATTGAAAACAATGTGCGTTTCGGGACAACAGATATGCCTTTCGAAAGGATTGAGCAGGCCGTGAAGGATGCCGATCTGTATAACAACATTGTCGATTTTCCCCAGGGTTATCAAACATTGCTTGGAGAACGGGGCATAACACTTTCAGGAGGGCAAAAACAGCGCCTATCCATTGCAAGGGCCATTGCGCGCGATCCTAAAATACTGGTTCTTGATGATTGCCTTTCTGCCGTTGATACTAACACGGAAAACATTATCCTCAACAATCTGAAACGCATCATGGACCAACGCACATCCGTGATCATTTCCCACCGTGTATCATCCGCCAAGCTCGCAGACCGCATCGTAGTACTAGATGAGGGGAAGATAGTTGAACAAGGCACCCACACCGAGCTTATGGCACTTAATAAGGCCTATAAAGAATTGTACGAGAAGCAATTGGTGGCTGAGGAGGCGTAGGTCAGCCATTCTTGACCAACTTCCTCATTTCCTCTTTCAACTCTTTCATTTCCGTATGCAAACTTAGCAGGCTCACTTGCTTGTGATCTGCTTCAAGATCAAAAGTCAGCTTGCTGTTGACAATCCATATTTCCTTGATTTCGCTGCGGTCGAGACGGATGGGACTATATTCCGGATTGGAGGAAATCAGATTTACGAAGGTCGACTGGCTTTCCTGCTGCATTTTTTTTACCAAAATACTGTCGACCGTTACAACGACGTAGATCTGCTTGGGATTTACATCTTCCCAATCATCCAACGCTTTCCCAACGATCCATTCGCCGGAATGCAGCACGGGCATCATACTGTCCCCTTCCACCTGAAATCCCCTGAACGTAGCATTGCGATATTCGGGAAGTGGAATCGTAAAAGCGGGCAAAGTCTCAAACCATTGTGCATCCCCAATGTTATTGGGATAGCCCGCAGCGGCTTTGGCACTTACGAGCACGATGTTCTCCTTACCCGCATTATCAACAGTGACAACTTTCGGGCTCATCAACAGCTTATCCGCCTGTAAATATTTCTGCTTGCTATCACCAAAAAGCCACAAAGGGTTAATGTGATACTTTTTCAGCAGTTCTTTCACAACCTGCCCGGGGATCCGCGTCCGGCCTCTCTCAATATCAGCCGTAGTGGCGCTAATGCCCAGTTCGTCCGCAAACGCGGACTGGGTCAGATTCAACTCTTCCCTTATTTGCTTAAAACGCTTGAACTCTTCGTCGATTTGCATGTTCGGCTGATCAAGTCAAAAATTGCTAACTCCTTATCAATAGCAAAGATACAAAATTTTGGAATATTTCCTTTTCTTTTTTGGATATGCTCCATATATTTGGAAATAATCCATATTTTTGTAAAAATTCCAAAGCAAATGGACCGTACAATATTACATCTGGATCTGGATACATTTTTTGTTTCGGTTGAGCGAAAGCACGATAGCCGGCTGAATAACCGGCCGGTGCTCGTAGGCGGAACGGGTGACCGTGGTGTGGTAGCAGCCTGCAGTTATGAAACCAGGCCATTCGGTGTCCATTCAGGAATGTCTATGAAAATGGCACGTATGCTTTGCCCGGAAGCAACGATCATCAAAGGCGACGGCGGAATGTATTCGAACGAATCTAAAATTGTGTCGGAGATTATCGCCGAAACGGTGCCCGTCTTTGAAAAAGCCAGCATTGACGAGTTCTATGCAGATTTATCTGGGATGGACAAGTTTTTTGGCAGCTTTCAGCTTGCTACCGAGCTTAGAGAACGCATTAAGCGGGAGAGCGGCTTGCCCATTTCATGCGGACTTTCCACGAGTAAGGTTGTTTCCAAAGTAGCAACCGGCGAGGCGAAACCTGACAACCACAAAAAAATAGATGCGGGAACCGAAAAAAGCTTTTTAGCGCCCATGCATGTGCAGAAGATCCCGATGGTAGGTGAAAAAACCAATAAGATCCTGTATGATATGGGTATCAAATACGTGAAGACGATACAGGAAATGCCCGTTGAAATGATGGGCGAAATATTGGGCAAGAATGGCACACTGCTTTGGAATCGGGCAAATGGGTTAGACAACTCTCCTATCGTTCCATTTCATGAACGCAAATCCATTTCCAACGAGCGCACGTTTGGAAAGGATACGGGTGACGTGAAAAGAATGCGGGAAATGCTGCGGGCCATGGGTGAAAATTTGGCCTATCAGCTACGAAATGGAAATAAACTCACTTCATGCGTGTCCGTAAAAATCCGGTATTCCGATTTTAACACAGTTTCAAAGCAGGTAAAGATTCCATACACATCGGCTGATCATACATTGATCCCGCAAATTGAACGGTTATTCGACCTCCTCCACAACCGGAGAATGATGGTCCGGCTCGTAGGTGTCAATTTCAGTGACCTTGTTACAGGGAGCCATCAGATCAATATGTTTGACGATTCTGAGGAAAAGCTAAACCTTTATCAGGCAATGGATTATATCAGAAACCGGTACGGCACCGATAAACGGGGAAATGCTATTTTAAGCTGGGGCACCACCATCGGCATCCCGAACATTTCCAGCATGGGAAACCCCTTCAACGGCGACCCACCCATCATTCCCGCGCATCGGAATGCATGATTTACTCAACGAATGATGAAAAGTTTATTTCCAAAACACCATGCTACTCAACTGTCACTCTTATTTCAGCCTTCGTTTTGGGACTATCCCCGAACAGGAATTGCTTCAGATAAGCAGGGAAAACGGTTATGGCTGCATTGCACTGACCGATATAAACAATACGTCCGGTTGCCTGAACTTTATCAGGATGGCACCTAAATATGACATTAAACCAATTGTAGGGATCGATTTTCGTAACGGGGCAAAACAGCAATTTGTGGGGTTAGCTAAAAATAACGCAGGTTTTCAGGAGCTGAATGCCTACCTATCGAGACATTCTTTGTTGAAAGAGGCATTTCCCGACGAGGCCCCGAAACTCGAACACGCTGTATTTATTTACCCTTTTGAAAATCTTTCTGCGGAGAAAAAAGAGACACTATTACCCAACGAATACATTGGCATTGCGCAAAAAGATTTGAACAGAATCCGCTTTTCCCCCTTGTTCAAGCAAAAGGAAAAGCTTGTTGTGATGCAGCCATTGAGTTTTCGAAATAAGCGAGACTTCAACACGCACCGCCTTTTGCGTTCGATAGATGGTAACACATTATTGAGCAAACTGTCGCCAACAGAAACGGCCGAAGAATCGGAGCAAATCATGCCGTTAAAGGTGCTCGAATATCATTTCAAGGAAAAAGACCTTGATTTCATCATTCGCAACACCGAAAAGTTGATGGAGGAATGCAGCATTCATTTCAATTTTGGTGACGATCGGGAACATCAGAATTTGAGGGTGTATGGCGAAAGTGCACATGACGACTATCAAAAATTGACATCACTGAGTTACCAGGCGTTGGGTTATCGATACGGTGAGCAGGTAACCGACGAGATTTTTGACCGGATCGCAATGGAACTGGACCTTATTCAGAAGCAAAATTTCGTCCCATTTTTCCTTGTTAACCATGACATTGTGAGCTATGCGCGAAGAAAAGGCTATTACTATGTCGGTCGTGGAAGTGGCGCGAACAGCATTGTGGCCTATTTGCTGAATATCACCAATGTTGACCCGATTGAACTCGACCTTTACTTTGAACGGTTCATCAACATGCACCGGAAAAATCCGCCCGATTTCGACATTGATTTTTCATGGCGCGATCGCGAAGATGTAACGCAGTATATTTTTGACACCTTCGGCAAAAACGGCCAGGCGTCACTATTGGCAACATATAGCACATTTCAACACAGCGCAGCCGTTCGTGAGCTGGGTAAGGTTTTCGGGTTGCCAGCTTATGAGATCGACGCTTTGAGCAATGGAAAATTTGACCCGAAAAAACTGGATCAGATATCCAGCCTGGTGATCAAGTATGCCGGTTATTTGCAGGAAAATAATCAGCCGAATCATTTGAGCATTCATGCAGGCGGGATCCTGATCTCCGAACGGCCTATACATTATTTCACGGCCACGGATGTGCCGCCCAAAGGATTTCCTACCACGCAATTCGACATGGTCATCGCGGAAGATGTAGGGCTGAATAAATATGACATTCTCGGACAGCGGGGTCTGGCCAAGATCAAGGAAACATTGGAAGTGATCCGTTACAACCGCCCGGACGAACAACCGATCGACATTGATGACGTAAAAAAATTCAAGACCGACCCGAAAATCAACGACCTGATCAAACGGGCCCAATGTATTGGCTGCTTTTACGTGGAATCACCTGCCATGCGCATGCTGTTGCGGAAGCTCGAAGTGGATAATTACCTCGGATTGGTTGCAGCCAGCTCCATTATCAGGCCTGGCGTTGCAAAAAGCGGCATGATGCGCGAATATATTTTACGTCACCAAAACCCCGAGAAAGTTCAGGAAGCACACCCGGAATTATTAAAGCTGATGCCCGAAACTTACGGCATTATGGTTTACCAGGAAGACGTGATCAAGGTTGCACATTATTTTGCTAAGCTCACGCTCGGCGAAGCGGATGTGATCAGACGAGGCATGAGCGGAAAATTCCGTGGTCGTGACGAGTTTGAGCGGGTAAAGAAAAAGTATTTCAAAAACTGCTCCGATATGGGTTATGAGCCCCAGACGACGCAGGAAATTTGGAACCAGATTGCAAGTTTTGCGGGCTATGCATTCGCGAAAGGACATTCGGCGTCCTATGCTGTGGAAAGTTACCAGACACTTTTCCTGAAAGCCTATTATCCATTGGAATACATGGTGGCAGTGCTGAATAACGGCGGCGGATTTTACGCACCTGAGCTATATCTGCACGAAGCACGCATGATGGGCGCCACGATCATGGCACCTTGCGTGAACCACAGCAACGCCCAGGCAGTGATAAAAGGAAAGGACATTTATCTGGGAATGCAGTTTTTGAATGAAATTGAGGAGAAAACCATACTGAAAATCGTTTCCGCGAGAGAGCAGGAAGGAGAGTTTCTATCCTTGAACAATTTCATT
Coding sequences:
- a CDS encoding DNA polymerase III subunit alpha, with amino-acid sequence MLLNCHSYFSLRFGTIPEQELLQISRENGYGCIALTDINNTSGCLNFIRMAPKYDIKPIVGIDFRNGAKQQFVGLAKNNAGFQELNAYLSRHSLLKEAFPDEAPKLEHAVFIYPFENLSAEKKETLLPNEYIGIAQKDLNRIRFSPLFKQKEKLVVMQPLSFRNKRDFNTHRLLRSIDGNTLLSKLSPTETAEESEQIMPLKVLEYHFKEKDLDFIIRNTEKLMEECSIHFNFGDDREHQNLRVYGESAHDDYQKLTSLSYQALGYRYGEQVTDEIFDRIAMELDLIQKQNFVPFFLVNHDIVSYARRKGYYYVGRGSGANSIVAYLLNITNVDPIELDLYFERFINMHRKNPPDFDIDFSWRDREDVTQYIFDTFGKNGQASLLATYSTFQHSAAVRELGKVFGLPAYEIDALSNGKFDPKKLDQISSLVIKYAGYLQENNQPNHLSIHAGGILISERPIHYFTATDVPPKGFPTTQFDMVIAEDVGLNKYDILGQRGLAKIKETLEVIRYNRPDEQPIDIDDVKKFKTDPKINDLIKRAQCIGCFYVESPAMRMLLRKLEVDNYLGLVAASSIIRPGVAKSGMMREYILRHQNPEKVQEAHPELLKLMPETYGIMVYQEDVIKVAHYFAKLTLGEADVIRRGMSGKFRGRDEFERVKKKYFKNCSDMGYEPQTTQEIWNQIASFAGYAFAKGHSASYAVESYQTLFLKAYYPLEYMVAVLNNGGGFYAPELYLHEARMMGATIMAPCVNHSNAQAVIKGKDIYLGMQFLNEIEEKTILKIVSAREQEGEFLSLNNFIDRVAISIEQLTILIRIDAFRFTGINKKTLLWKAHFRLSKTPSKVPQKQLFKSEVKDYQLPTFHSSPIDDAYDQIELLGFALCSPFDLLKNALPKSVMSKDLHVYVNREVVQYGYLVAVKNTRTARGETMQFGTFLDQEGQFIDTVHFPQVAVKFNFSVKGVYKIRGVVTEEFGFLTIEVMEITRMDSATR
- a CDS encoding ABC transporter ATP-binding protein gives rise to the protein MKALKYLNQYLWKYKWYLILGTIFTIISNLFGIIPAQLVRYALDLVVETLDIYYLFNGAALQTEMYDIFAFSILLYGLLILAMALLKGIFLFLVRQTIIVMSRHIEFALKNDIYQHYQTLPASFFRRHSTGDLMARISEDVSNVRMYVGPALMYGINLIVLFFLVISYMLSVSTKLTLYVLLPLPVLSISVYIVNSMIMKRSQEIQKQLSGLSTYVQEAFSGIRVIKSFVQEKHSFNNFQKEAEDFKNKSLSLTKVDAFFYPVIVLLIGLSNILVIYVGGQEIINGNLTPGNITEFILYVNMLTWPVMALGWTTSQIQRAASSQTRINEFLNEKTTLVSTKNIEKPLEGAITFKHVGFTYPDSGIKALHDFDLEVKQGESIAILGTTGSGKSTLAHLLCRLYDPTEGEILIDNIPMKDYDVHAYRRQIGYVPQDVFLFSDSIENNVRFGTTDMPFERIEQAVKDADLYNNIVDFPQGYQTLLGERGITLSGGQKQRLSIARAIARDPKILVLDDCLSAVDTNTENIILNNLKRIMDQRTSVIISHRVSSAKLADRIVVLDEGKIVEQGTHTELMALNKAYKELYEKQLVAEEA
- a CDS encoding XRE family transcriptional regulator — its product is MQIDEEFKRFKQIREELNLTQSAFADELGISATTADIERGRTRIPGQVVKELLKKYHINPLWLFGDSKQKYLQADKLLMSPKVVTVDNAGKENIVLVSAKAAAGYPNNIGDAQWFETLPAFTIPLPEYRNATFRGFQVEGDSMMPVLHSGEWIVGKALDDWEDVNPKQIYVVVTVDSILVKKMQQESQSTFVNLISSNPEYSPIRLDRSEIKEIWIVNSKLTFDLEADHKQVSLLSLHTEMKELKEEMRKLVKNG
- the dinB gene encoding DNA polymerase IV — encoded protein: MDRTILHLDLDTFFVSVERKHDSRLNNRPVLVGGTGDRGVVAACSYETRPFGVHSGMSMKMARMLCPEATIIKGDGGMYSNESKIVSEIIAETVPVFEKASIDEFYADLSGMDKFFGSFQLATELRERIKRESGLPISCGLSTSKVVSKVATGEAKPDNHKKIDAGTEKSFLAPMHVQKIPMVGEKTNKILYDMGIKYVKTIQEMPVEMMGEILGKNGTLLWNRANGLDNSPIVPFHERKSISNERTFGKDTGDVKRMREMLRAMGENLAYQLRNGNKLTSCVSVKIRYSDFNTVSKQVKIPYTSADHTLIPQIERLFDLLHNRRMMVRLVGVNFSDLVTGSHQINMFDDSEEKLNLYQAMDYIRNRYGTDKRGNAILSWGTTIGIPNISSMGNPFNGDPPIIPAHRNA
- the nusB gene encoding transcription antitermination factor NusB; its protein translation is MLNRRLLRTKAVQALYARQLTTDANRLLALDHIEAAFQPDLNSMEPQNRTKLAGMRKLAAITLDEFIKHGKPNEDEELPEQVIKVARSAFEAYSRQTISDGEKMVRRVLNETESIYVDFIRVLSMLIELSHQAKIDRERRYDDPEAPFPKDGGLDSNSVIKVLVADKTLEEEIIRNGISWSNEMNLIRKIYREALRKDEEYTAYCKNASHTPEEDQAIVQYVLRQVILKHEVPLDYLEQRDLYWVDHSELIRSLAIKTLRSADNSATFQLSPLTKDWEEDRFFVEELCRIVVAESDQYDVYLDEHLKNWELDRIALVDLIILKTALAELIHFPGIPVKVTINEFIEIAKRYSTPKSGKFVNGVLDVLSVKLAKEGVIRKSGRGLIDNK
- a CDS encoding YtxH domain-containing protein, giving the protein MSKTSNSLIAFLTGCVTGAALGILYAPDKGEVLRTQLTYRLSKYREKLKDVIEDLVDKKDQPDNVTKTEGERVVNDAREKAEKLLEDVDRLMAQIKGQAS